The following are encoded in a window of Solidesulfovibrio magneticus RS-1 genomic DNA:
- a CDS encoding ArsR/SmtB family transcription factor encodes MTKPPADVARRAKVFKALGHPSRLLMVEALGRGALCVCELRDLVGSDVSTVSKHLSILKEAGIVADERRGTSVYYSLRLGCVTGFLSCVEHFFAQQIEEQIIYLKDLRQHSGR; translated from the coding sequence ATGACCAAACCGCCTGCCGATGTGGCCCGACGGGCCAAGGTCTTCAAAGCCCTGGGACATCCCAGCCGCCTGCTCATGGTCGAAGCTCTGGGCCGGGGCGCGCTTTGCGTGTGCGAGTTGCGCGATCTTGTCGGCTCGGACGTCTCCACGGTCTCCAAGCATTTAAGCATCCTCAAAGAAGCCGGCATCGTGGCCGACGAACGCCGGGGAACCAGCGTTTATTATTCCCTACGACTGGGCTGCGTCACGGGTTTCCTGTCCTGCGTTGAACATTTCTTTGCGCAACAAATCGAAGAACAAATCATTTATCTCAAAGACTTGCGTCAGCACTCCGGTCGCTGA
- a CDS encoding L-2-amino-thiazoline-4-carboxylic acid hydrolase, protein MSATIPSEVTLLERRRIEAAMLADVYAVLVERMGRAAALAVIEDTVARAARAAGQAFAAQAPGGPNLAHFATVSAIWQRGGALEIVNEQRDPGRVSFDVARCRYAESYREMGLPEELAVRVSCLRDAAFAAGYSPCLTLDRPATIASGAEKCPFTFTWNDA, encoded by the coding sequence ATGAGCGCAACGATCCCGTCCGAAGTCACCTTGCTTGAACGCCGCCGCATTGAGGCGGCCATGCTGGCCGACGTCTACGCCGTCCTGGTCGAACGTATGGGCCGCGCCGCCGCCCTGGCTGTCATCGAGGACACGGTGGCTCGGGCCGCCAGGGCCGCCGGCCAAGCCTTCGCCGCCCAGGCCCCGGGCGGGCCGAACCTTGCGCATTTCGCCACGGTTTCGGCCATTTGGCAACGCGGCGGGGCGCTTGAGATTGTCAACGAACAGCGCGACCCCGGCCGCGTGTCCTTCGACGTCGCACGCTGCCGCTACGCCGAAAGCTACCGGGAAATGGGCCTGCCCGAGGAATTGGCCGTACGCGTGTCGTGTCTGCGCGACGCCGCCTTTGCCGCCGGCTACAGCCCCTGTCTGACCCTGGATCGCCCGGCCACCATCGCCTCGGGCGCGGAAAAATGTCCTTTCACCTTCACCTGGAATGACGCATGA
- the asnS gene encoding asparagine--tRNA ligase → MRRTTVKAALESPSPCPEIRVMGWVRTRRDAKGFSFLELNDGSCLGNLQVIIDDTAEGADLVKALGVGASVAVTGELVASPGKGQRYEVRAASVSLLGAADPETYPLQKKRHSDEFLRTIAHLRPRTNKYGAMLRIRAALAHGIHDYFAKEGFALVHTPVITGSDCEGAGEMFRVTTLGPEAAALPVAERLSQDFFGKEAMLTVSGQLSAEPLACALGRVYTFGPTFRAEHSDTSRHAAEFWMLEPEMAFADLEDNMNLAESLVTHLVRLVLAECAEDFGLFAKFVDPTLPATLENLLAEPFVRLPYVEAVDILTSCKKAFQYPVAFGADLQSEHERYLAEEHFKRPVIVYDYPKDIKAFYMRQNDDGKTVGAMDVLVPGIGELVGGSAREERLDRLEARIAELGLPLEAYWWYLDTRRFGTVPHAGFGLGFERLVMLVTGVTNIRDVMAFPRTWRHLEF, encoded by the coding sequence ATACGCCGCACCACCGTCAAGGCCGCCCTGGAAAGCCCGTCCCCCTGCCCCGAAATCCGCGTCATGGGTTGGGTGCGCACCCGCCGCGACGCCAAGGGCTTTTCCTTTCTCGAATTAAACGACGGCTCCTGCCTGGGTAATCTGCAGGTCATCATCGACGACACGGCCGAGGGCGCGGATCTGGTCAAAGCGCTTGGCGTCGGCGCGTCGGTGGCCGTCACGGGCGAACTGGTGGCCTCACCGGGCAAGGGCCAGCGCTACGAGGTCCGGGCTGCTTCGGTCTCGCTTCTAGGAGCCGCTGACCCGGAAACCTATCCGCTCCAGAAAAAACGCCATTCCGACGAATTTTTGCGCACCATCGCCCATCTGCGCCCGCGCACCAACAAGTACGGCGCGATGCTGCGCATCCGTGCGGCCCTGGCCCACGGTATCCACGACTATTTCGCCAAGGAAGGCTTCGCCCTGGTCCACACCCCGGTCATCACCGGCTCGGACTGCGAAGGCGCCGGCGAGATGTTTCGGGTGACCACCCTGGGGCCCGAGGCCGCCGCGCTGCCGGTGGCCGAGCGCCTGAGCCAGGATTTTTTCGGCAAGGAAGCCATGCTCACCGTCTCGGGGCAGCTCTCGGCCGAACCCCTGGCCTGCGCCCTGGGCCGGGTCTACACCTTTGGGCCGACCTTTCGGGCCGAGCATTCCGACACCTCGCGCCATGCCGCCGAGTTTTGGATGCTCGAACCGGAGATGGCCTTCGCCGATCTTGAAGACAACATGAACCTGGCCGAATCCCTGGTCACTCATCTGGTGCGGCTGGTGCTGGCCGAATGCGCCGAGGACTTCGGGCTTTTCGCCAAGTTCGTGGACCCGACCCTGCCCGCCACCCTGGAGAATCTGCTGGCTGAGCCCTTTGTGCGCCTGCCGTACGTCGAGGCCGTGGACATTCTCACGTCGTGCAAAAAGGCTTTCCAATATCCGGTGGCCTTCGGGGCCGACCTGCAAAGCGAACACGAGCGCTATCTGGCCGAGGAGCACTTCAAGCGCCCGGTCATCGTGTATGACTATCCCAAGGACATCAAAGCTTTTTACATGCGCCAAAACGACGACGGCAAGACCGTCGGGGCCATGGACGTGCTCGTGCCGGGCATCGGCGAACTGGTTGGCGGCAGCGCCCGCGAGGAACGTCTGGACCGGCTGGAAGCCCGCATCGCGGAATTGGGCCTACCCCTTGAGGCCTATTGGTGGTACCTCGACACCCGGCGCTTCGGCACGGTGCCCCACGCCGGCTTCGGTCTCGGGTTCGAACGGTTGGTCATGCTTGTCACCGGCGTCACCAACATCCGCGACGTCATGGCTTTCCCGCGCACCTGGCGGCATCTGGAGTTCTAG